A section of the Cryobacterium soli genome encodes:
- a CDS encoding ABC transporter ATP-binding protein: MKLELRGITKRFGALVANDDINLTIEEGEIHALLGENGAGKSTLMNVLYGLYRAEEGQILLDDVPQHFTGPGDAMAAGIGMVHQHFMLIPVFTVAENVMLGHEQTKVGGRLDLPAARKRVREISDRFGFNVDPDALVENLPVGVQQRVEIIKALSRDAKVLVFDEPTAVLTPQETDELMNIMRQLKAAGTSIVFITHKLREVREVADRITVIRLGKVVGTASPTASNEELATLMVGRAVDLTVDKAPATPGAPALVVTNLTVIDPLGQILVNDVSFDVKAGEILAIAGVQGNGQTELTEALMGLQPRVVGEITLDGTSLRGHSVRQVLDAGVGFVPEDRTRDGLVGAFTIAENLMLDRSNKLPFVKRFNVQLSYLADFARAKVKEFDVRSQGIETPVGRLSGGNQQKVVLARELSRDLRLFVAAQPTRGLDVGSIEFVHERIVATRDAGTPVIVISTELDEVAALADRIMVMYSGRIVGIVPGDTPRSVLGLMMAGETPAEGAAA, translated from the coding sequence ATGAAGCTCGAACTTCGCGGCATTACGAAGAGATTCGGTGCCCTGGTTGCCAATGACGACATCAACCTCACCATCGAGGAGGGCGAAATCCACGCCCTGCTCGGCGAGAACGGAGCCGGTAAGTCAACGCTGATGAACGTGCTCTACGGCCTGTACCGCGCCGAAGAGGGGCAGATCCTTCTCGATGACGTACCCCAGCACTTCACCGGACCCGGCGACGCCATGGCCGCGGGCATCGGCATGGTGCACCAGCACTTCATGCTCATCCCGGTGTTCACCGTCGCCGAGAACGTCATGCTCGGCCACGAGCAGACCAAGGTCGGCGGTCGCCTCGACCTGCCCGCCGCACGCAAGCGGGTCCGTGAGATCTCCGACCGCTTCGGGTTCAACGTCGACCCCGATGCCCTCGTCGAGAACCTCCCCGTGGGAGTCCAGCAGCGGGTGGAGATCATCAAGGCGCTCTCCCGCGACGCGAAGGTGCTGGTCTTCGATGAGCCCACCGCGGTGCTCACCCCACAGGAGACCGACGAGCTGATGAACATCATGCGTCAGCTCAAGGCCGCTGGGACCTCCATCGTCTTCATCACCCACAAACTGCGCGAGGTGCGCGAAGTCGCGGACCGGATCACGGTCATCCGTCTGGGCAAGGTCGTCGGCACCGCCTCACCGACCGCGAGCAACGAAGAGCTCGCCACGCTGATGGTGGGCCGCGCCGTCGACCTCACCGTCGACAAGGCGCCCGCCACGCCGGGCGCGCCGGCACTCGTGGTGACCAACCTCACCGTGATCGACCCGCTCGGCCAGATCCTGGTCAACGATGTCAGCTTCGACGTCAAGGCCGGCGAGATCCTCGCCATCGCCGGCGTGCAGGGCAACGGCCAGACCGAACTGACCGAGGCGCTGATGGGCCTGCAGCCCCGCGTCGTGGGGGAGATCACCCTCGACGGCACGTCGCTCCGCGGCCACTCGGTGCGCCAGGTGCTCGACGCCGGTGTCGGCTTCGTGCCGGAGGACCGTACCAGGGACGGCCTGGTCGGCGCGTTCACCATCGCCGAGAACCTCATGCTCGACCGCTCCAACAAACTCCCGTTCGTCAAACGGTTCAACGTGCAGTTGAGCTACCTGGCCGACTTCGCCCGCGCCAAGGTGAAGGAATTCGACGTGCGCTCCCAGGGCATCGAGACGCCCGTCGGCCGCCTCTCCGGCGGCAACCAGCAGAAGGTCGTGCTCGCCCGCGAACTCAGCCGCGACCTGCGTCTGTTCGTGGCGGCGCAGCCAACCCGCGGTCTCGACGTGGGCTCGATTGAATTCGTGCACGAGCGTATCGTCGCCACCCGGGATGCCGGCACCCCGGTCATCGTGATCTCCACCGAACTCGACGAGGTCGCCGCCCTCGCCGACCGCATCATGGTCATGTACAGCGGCCGCATTGTCGGCATCGTTCCCGGCGACACCCCCCGATCCGTTCTGGGTCTGATGATGGCGGGCGAAACGCCCGCAGAAGGAGCCGCAGCATGA
- a CDS encoding BMP family lipoprotein, with translation MTITTRKATLGGLASLGVLALLAACAPAPTTSGSSDSAAADFLPCIVSDFGGFDDKSFNQSSFDGMKKASEELGVEFKQAESTSEDQYAGNVTSMVDQGCNFILTVGFALANATRDAAQANTDVEFAIIDSPLSNDDFSPLSLDNVKPVLYDTAQAAFLAGYLAAGTTKTGTVGTFGGMAYPSVTIFMDGFADGIAYYNTEKKTDVKLVGWNKEAQSGSIAGGFDDISQGKTISAGLIDAGADIILPVAGPLFQGTAQAIADSGKDVAIIGVDSDLFETTPEFASMYLTSIMKSMTDATDTIVTDAANGDFSADPYIGTLENEGVGLAPLHDWESKVDPTLVTEVDDLKAKIISGDIVVTSDATPK, from the coding sequence TTGACAATCACGACCCGCAAGGCAACGCTCGGCGGCCTTGCCTCACTCGGCGTTCTCGCTCTGCTCGCGGCGTGTGCGCCGGCCCCCACGACGTCCGGCTCGTCCGACAGCGCGGCCGCGGACTTCCTGCCCTGCATCGTCTCCGACTTCGGCGGCTTCGACGACAAGTCGTTCAACCAGTCCAGCTTCGACGGCATGAAGAAGGCCTCCGAGGAACTCGGTGTCGAATTCAAGCAGGCCGAGTCCACCTCTGAGGACCAGTACGCCGGCAACGTGACCAGCATGGTCGACCAGGGCTGCAACTTCATCCTGACCGTCGGCTTCGCCCTCGCCAACGCCACGCGCGACGCCGCCCAGGCGAACACCGACGTCGAATTCGCGATCATCGACTCGCCGCTCTCCAACGACGACTTCAGCCCCCTGAGCCTCGACAACGTCAAGCCGGTTCTCTACGACACCGCGCAGGCCGCGTTCCTGGCCGGCTACCTCGCCGCAGGCACCACCAAGACCGGCACCGTCGGCACCTTCGGTGGCATGGCATACCCGTCCGTCACCATCTTCATGGACGGCTTTGCCGACGGCATCGCGTACTACAACACCGAGAAGAAGACCGACGTCAAGCTTGTCGGCTGGAACAAAGAAGCCCAGTCCGGCTCGATCGCTGGCGGATTCGACGACATCAGCCAGGGCAAGACCATCAGCGCCGGTCTGATCGACGCCGGTGCGGACATCATCCTCCCGGTCGCCGGCCCGCTCTTCCAGGGCACCGCACAGGCCATTGCCGATTCCGGCAAGGACGTCGCCATCATCGGTGTCGACAGCGACCTGTTCGAGACCACGCCCGAGTTCGCATCGATGTACCTCACCTCGATCATGAAGTCGATGACGGATGCCACCGACACGATCGTCACCGACGCGGCAAACGGAGACTTCTCCGCTGACCCGTACATCGGAACGCTCGAGAACGAGGGTGTCGGCCTGGCCCCGCTGCACGACTGGGAGTCCAAGGTCGACCCGACCCTGGTCACCGAGGTCGACGACCTCAAGGCGAAGATCATCAGCGGCGACATCGTCGTGACCAGCGACGCCACGCCCAAGTAA
- a CDS encoding mannose-1-phosphate guanylyltransferase: MSHSADSLDRFYSVIPAGGIGSRLWPLSRADAPKFLHDLTGSGQTLLRATWDRLAPLSGDQRIMVVTGRAHRAAVEEQLPELADINVVLESEPRDSSAAIGLAAAILERREPGVIIGSFAADHVIKGPAAFRQAVVEAIAAADTGLIVTIGIQPTEPAIGFGYIKTGGPLDIEGAPSAQSVNSFVEKPSPATAKRYLSSGQYLWNAGMFIARADRLLEEIGATEPELLAGLLELAEAWDTPRRGAVVDRVWPKLKKIAIDYSVAEPAAVKGKLAVIPGQFDWDDVGDFASIAKIHSNGRKRDLAILGEGARVLADSSSGIVVSHTKRMIALIGVEDIVVVDTPDALLVTTSANAQKVKAVVDALRLSGSSDVL, translated from the coding sequence ATGTCCCACTCAGCAGATTCCCTCGACCGTTTCTACAGTGTGATCCCCGCCGGCGGGATCGGCTCGAGACTGTGGCCGCTGTCGCGCGCCGATGCTCCCAAGTTCCTGCACGACCTCACCGGAAGCGGCCAGACGCTGCTCCGCGCCACCTGGGACCGGCTGGCCCCGCTCTCCGGCGACCAGCGCATCATGGTTGTCACGGGCCGCGCCCACCGCGCCGCCGTGGAAGAGCAGCTGCCTGAGCTGGCCGACATCAATGTGGTGCTCGAGAGCGAGCCGCGGGACTCCTCGGCCGCGATCGGCCTCGCCGCCGCCATCCTGGAGCGCCGCGAACCCGGCGTGATCATCGGCTCGTTCGCCGCCGACCACGTCATCAAGGGCCCGGCTGCTTTCCGCCAGGCCGTGGTCGAGGCCATCGCCGCGGCCGACACCGGCCTCATCGTCACCATCGGCATCCAGCCGACCGAGCCGGCGATCGGTTTCGGGTACATCAAGACCGGCGGTCCCCTCGACATCGAGGGCGCCCCGAGCGCCCAGTCGGTCAACTCGTTCGTGGAGAAGCCGAGCCCGGCCACCGCCAAGCGCTACCTGTCCAGCGGCCAGTACCTCTGGAACGCGGGCATGTTCATCGCCCGCGCCGACCGTCTGCTCGAGGAGATCGGTGCCACGGAGCCTGAGCTGCTCGCAGGCCTCCTCGAACTGGCCGAGGCCTGGGACACCCCCCGCCGCGGCGCCGTGGTCGACCGGGTCTGGCCCAAGCTCAAGAAGATCGCCATCGACTACTCGGTCGCCGAGCCGGCCGCCGTCAAGGGCAAGCTCGCCGTGATCCCCGGCCAGTTCGACTGGGATGACGTGGGGGACTTCGCGTCGATCGCCAAGATCCACTCCAACGGCCGCAAGCGCGACCTGGCGATCCTCGGTGAGGGTGCCCGCGTGCTCGCCGACTCCTCCAGCGGCATCGTGGTCAGCCACACCAAGCGCATGATCGCGCTCATCGGGGTGGAGGACATCGTCGTGGTCGACACCCCGGACGCGCTCCTGGTCACCACCAGCGCGAACGCCCAGAAGGTCAAGGCCGTCGTCGACGCCCTCCGGCTCTCCGGCAGCTCGGACGTGCTCTGA
- a CDS encoding glycosyltransferase family 4 protein gives MRVAVVSESFLPTVSGVTTSVCKVLAELRRTGHEAMVVAPFGAPESFAGFPVHTVPALSYRQFPVGLPNPRVLGLLADFQPDVLHAASPFLLGAQGIAAARRLGVPSVAVFQTDVAGYAHRNHLGQATRLAWRFVKWVHDGADLTLVPSEASMQDLRRIGVANLDRWTRGVDLDGYHPNNRRDPSVAALRRTLAPAGEVVIGYVGRIAPEKQVERFRALRGLPGISIALVGDGPSTPLVARALAGMPVTWLGRLAGPELAAAYAAFDVFLHAGTEETFGQTLQEAHAAGLPVVAPRAGGPIDLVDHGTDGFLFHPDDDADLRRHVAALVSDRSLRHRMGEAGRRAVLGRSWENVCATLFDHYQRVIDEGLARRAETLVPLAQRR, from the coding sequence ATGAGGGTTGCCGTCGTCAGCGAAAGCTTCCTCCCCACGGTCAGCGGGGTCACCACGAGCGTCTGCAAGGTGCTGGCCGAATTGCGCCGCACCGGCCACGAGGCGATGGTCGTCGCACCGTTCGGGGCCCCGGAGTCATTCGCCGGGTTCCCCGTACACACGGTGCCCGCGCTCTCCTACCGGCAGTTCCCGGTGGGGTTGCCCAACCCGCGGGTGCTGGGGCTGCTGGCCGACTTCCAACCGGATGTGCTGCACGCCGCGTCGCCGTTCCTCCTCGGCGCCCAGGGCATCGCCGCGGCCCGGCGCCTGGGGGTGCCCAGCGTGGCGGTCTTCCAGACGGATGTGGCCGGCTACGCCCACCGCAACCATCTCGGCCAGGCCACCCGGCTGGCCTGGCGGTTCGTGAAGTGGGTGCACGACGGCGCCGACCTGACCCTGGTGCCCTCCGAGGCCTCGATGCAGGACCTCCGCCGCATCGGCGTGGCCAACCTGGATCGCTGGACCCGCGGGGTGGACCTGGACGGCTATCACCCCAACAACCGGCGCGACCCGAGCGTGGCGGCGCTACGCCGCACCCTGGCGCCGGCCGGCGAGGTCGTGATCGGCTACGTGGGTCGCATCGCCCCCGAGAAGCAGGTCGAACGGTTCCGCGCCCTGCGCGGGTTGCCCGGCATCAGCATCGCCCTGGTCGGCGACGGGCCGTCCACTCCCCTGGTGGCCAGGGCGCTGGCCGGCATGCCGGTCACCTGGCTCGGCCGGCTCGCCGGGCCCGAGCTCGCCGCCGCCTACGCCGCCTTCGACGTGTTCCTGCACGCGGGCACGGAGGAGACCTTCGGCCAGACCCTGCAGGAGGCGCACGCGGCCGGACTGCCCGTCGTGGCGCCCCGGGCCGGCGGCCCGATCGACCTCGTCGACCACGGCACCGACGGTTTCCTGTTCCACCCCGACGACGACGCCGACCTGCGCCGCCACGTGGCCGCGCTCGTCTCCGACAGGTCGCTGCGGCACCGGATGGGCGAGGCGGGCCGCCGGGCGGTGCTGGGCCGCAGCTGGGAGAACGTGTGCGCCACCCTGTTCGATCACTACCAGCGGGTCATCGACGAGGGCCTCGCCCGCCGCGCCGAGACGCTGGTGCCCCTGGCTCAACGCCGCTGA
- a CDS encoding M23 family metallopeptidase, which produces MLAEGKKRLRRVGLVVVVSVLAALGSAVVAQPAQARTGAMIVPASGTVTGGYRVYCDGTDASHHAGIDIANSSGPTVAAAAPGKVISAAVDGTYGKAIVIQHSDGYSTRYAHLSAYSVGVGAQVTQGQQIGVMGSTGLSTGTHLHFEVLINNAAQDLNSAFPCGSAQSKGTPINWSFPGLNPASSYGERYAVIGTDGNLYVKEGQMSSSWVFQLGGVAKVALAGNRIGVVTTDGHAFVKEGDLYAGWVDVMSSGIRDIDLDGNRVAVVGADNILYVKEGGLNAGWTTVATDTAQVSMSGSRIGVRFTGGGISVKDGGLGAPWVAQGSGTDVSLSGSRIGVVWPDGVVRVKEGDLYAPWVAVVSGSDVELDGSRVGVLGAGTLIVKDGGLSAGWTTQLGGVTQFSLGGDKMGLIADSKAFAKKGDLYAGWQQIMPNSKQVVVAN; this is translated from the coding sequence ATGCTGGCTGAAGGCAAAAAGCGTTTAAGGCGAGTTGGGCTTGTCGTGGTCGTCTCGGTGCTGGCGGCACTGGGATCGGCCGTGGTGGCGCAGCCCGCACAGGCCCGAACGGGAGCGATGATTGTTCCCGCAAGTGGCACCGTCACCGGAGGGTACCGGGTGTACTGCGACGGAACGGACGCATCCCACCATGCGGGGATAGACATCGCCAACTCATCGGGTCCGACGGTGGCCGCTGCTGCGCCGGGGAAGGTCATCTCTGCTGCCGTGGACGGAACCTATGGCAAGGCGATCGTCATCCAGCACTCCGACGGATACTCGACCCGCTATGCGCACCTCAGCGCGTACAGCGTCGGCGTCGGTGCGCAGGTCACCCAAGGCCAACAGATCGGGGTCATGGGTTCAACCGGCTTGTCGACGGGAACGCATCTGCATTTCGAGGTACTGATCAACAACGCCGCGCAGGATCTCAATTCCGCGTTTCCCTGCGGCAGTGCGCAGAGCAAGGGAACGCCAATCAACTGGTCGTTCCCCGGCCTGAACCCCGCCAGTTCTTACGGCGAGCGCTATGCGGTGATCGGGACCGATGGAAACCTGTATGTCAAGGAAGGCCAGATGTCCAGCTCCTGGGTTTTCCAACTGGGTGGCGTGGCGAAGGTTGCTCTGGCGGGAAACCGTATCGGGGTCGTCACCACCGATGGGCATGCCTTCGTGAAGGAAGGGGACCTCTATGCCGGTTGGGTAGACGTCATGTCGTCCGGGATCCGGGACATCGACCTTGACGGCAACCGGGTCGCGGTGGTCGGCGCCGACAATATCCTCTACGTCAAGGAAGGCGGATTGAACGCGGGTTGGACCACTGTTGCCACGGATACCGCCCAGGTGTCGATGTCCGGAAGTCGCATCGGCGTGCGCTTCACCGGCGGGGGTATCTCGGTGAAGGATGGTGGCCTCGGCGCTCCATGGGTTGCTCAAGGAAGCGGCACGGACGTGTCGCTTTCAGGGAGCCGAATCGGAGTGGTGTGGCCTGACGGAGTGGTGCGCGTCAAGGAGGGCGACCTCTACGCGCCCTGGGTGGCCGTGGTCAGCGGGAGTGACGTGGAGCTGGATGGTTCGCGAGTGGGCGTCCTCGGTGCTGGGACGCTCATCGTGAAGGATGGTGGGCTATCCGCGGGATGGACCACCCAACTCGGTGGAGTCACACAGTTCTCGCTCGGTGGGGACAAGATGGGCTTGATCGCCGACTCGAAAGCGTTTGCCAAGAAGGGCGATCTGTACGCCGGATGGCAGCAGATCATGCCGAACAGCAAGCAGGTCGTCGTAGCCAACTGA
- the sdhC gene encoding succinate dehydrogenase, cytochrome b556 subunit encodes MPQNSAGALTAQRKTTSRRPAGTLYRGREGMWSWVLHRITGVAIFFFLLVHILDTALVRVSPEAYNAVISQYQTPIMGLGETALVAAIVFHAFNGLRIIAIDFWNAKYQRVLFYVVIGLWLVTMIAFVPRHLINVFSH; translated from the coding sequence ATGCCACAGAATTCGGCAGGGGCCCTGACAGCTCAGCGGAAGACGACCTCGCGTCGCCCGGCCGGAACGCTCTACCGCGGCCGTGAGGGCATGTGGTCCTGGGTGTTGCACCGGATCACCGGGGTGGCGATCTTCTTCTTCCTCCTCGTGCACATCCTCGACACCGCCCTCGTGCGGGTCAGCCCCGAGGCGTACAACGCCGTGATCAGCCAGTACCAGACGCCCATCATGGGCCTGGGCGAGACGGCCCTCGTCGCCGCGATCGTGTTCCACGCCTTCAACGGCCTGCGGATCATCGCCATCGACTTCTGGAACGCGAAGTACCAGCGGGTGCTCTTCTACGTGGTCATCGGCCTGTGGCTGGTCACCATGATCGCCTTCGTGCCCCGCCACCTGATCAACGTGTTCAGCCACTAG
- a CDS encoding succinate dehydrogenase hydrophobic membrane anchor subunit, producing the protein MTSTLAAPRSPYARTPHKRGVNWEKWGWIYMRVSGIVLVVLIFGHLFVNLMVGEGVSALNFAFVAGKLSSPFWQWWDVAMLWLALIHGGNGMRTLVNDYATTRIGRGILKSAILAAVVILIVLGTLVVFTFDPCPAGAPTDLLPTFCQAL; encoded by the coding sequence ATGACTTCGACTCTCGCCGCCCCCCGCAGCCCGTACGCCCGCACCCCGCACAAGCGCGGCGTGAACTGGGAGAAGTGGGGCTGGATCTACATGCGCGTCTCCGGCATCGTGCTGGTCGTGCTGATCTTCGGCCACCTCTTCGTCAACCTCATGGTGGGAGAGGGCGTCAGCGCCCTCAACTTCGCCTTCGTCGCCGGCAAGCTGTCCAGCCCGTTCTGGCAGTGGTGGGATGTGGCCATGCTCTGGCTCGCCCTCATCCACGGCGGCAACGGCATGCGCACCCTCGTGAACGACTACGCCACCACCCGCATCGGCCGCGGCATCCTCAAGTCCGCGATCCTCGCCGCCGTGGTCATCCTGATCGTGCTCGGCACCCTCGTCGTCTTCACCTTCGACCCGTGCCCGGCCGGAGCGCCCACCGACCTTCTCCCCACTTTCTGCCAGGCCCTCTAG
- the sdhA gene encoding succinate dehydrogenase flavoprotein subunit: protein MTNPESTIVDGVHYHQFDIVIIGAGGAGMRAAIEAGPNASTAVISKLYPTRSHTGAAQGGMAAALANVEEDNWEWHTFDTVKGGDYLVDQDAAEILAKEAIDAVIDLENMGLPFNRTPEGKIDQRRFGGHTRDHGKSPVRRACYAADRTGHMILQTLYQNCVKRGINFFNEFYVLDLIMTNVDGVDQPSGVVAYDLASGELHVFSGKAFIFATGGFGKIYKTTSNAHTLTGDGVGIIWRKGLPLEDMEFFQFHPTGLAGLGILLTEGARGEGAILRNASGERFMERYAPTIKDLAPRDIVARCMVKEVAEGRGAGPNKDYVYLDCTHLGAEVLETKLPDITEFARTYLGVDPVTEPVPVMPTAHYAMGGIPTNVKAEVLRDNTTVVPGLYAAGECACVSVHGSNRLGTNSLLDINVFGKRAGNNAVEYVKTAEFVPLPEDPAKFVRELLATIRTSTGTERIAVLRRELQEVMDAKAQVFRTDESLSEVTETIHLLRERYKNIGVQDKGRRFNTDLLEAVELGFLLDLAEVVVFSARNRKESRGGHMRDDYPLRDDVNYLQHTMAYLSGDALSADAADHISLDWKPVTITRYQPMERKY, encoded by the coding sequence GTGACCAATCCCGAATCCACCATCGTCGACGGTGTGCACTACCACCAGTTCGACATCGTCATCATCGGGGCGGGAGGAGCGGGCATGCGGGCCGCCATCGAGGCCGGCCCCAACGCATCCACCGCGGTGATCTCGAAGCTCTACCCCACCCGCTCGCACACTGGCGCGGCGCAGGGCGGCATGGCCGCGGCCCTGGCGAACGTGGAGGAAGACAACTGGGAGTGGCACACCTTCGACACCGTCAAGGGCGGTGACTACCTCGTCGACCAGGACGCCGCGGAGATCCTCGCGAAGGAAGCCATCGACGCGGTCATCGACCTCGAGAACATGGGCCTGCCCTTCAACCGCACCCCAGAGGGCAAGATCGACCAGCGCCGATTCGGCGGCCACACCCGCGACCACGGCAAGAGCCCGGTGCGCCGCGCCTGCTACGCCGCCGACCGTACCGGCCACATGATCCTGCAGACGCTGTACCAGAACTGCGTCAAGCGCGGCATCAACTTCTTCAACGAGTTCTACGTGCTCGACCTGATCATGACCAACGTCGACGGCGTCGACCAGCCCTCCGGCGTGGTCGCCTACGACCTCGCCAGCGGTGAGCTGCACGTCTTCTCCGGCAAGGCGTTCATCTTCGCCACCGGCGGTTTCGGCAAGATCTACAAGACCACCTCCAACGCGCACACCCTCACCGGCGACGGCGTGGGCATCATCTGGCGCAAGGGCCTGCCGCTGGAGGACATGGAGTTCTTCCAGTTCCACCCGACCGGCCTGGCGGGCCTGGGCATCCTGCTCACCGAGGGCGCCCGCGGTGAGGGAGCGATCCTCCGCAACGCCTCCGGCGAGCGGTTCATGGAGCGCTACGCGCCCACCATCAAAGACCTCGCCCCGCGTGACATCGTCGCCCGCTGCATGGTCAAGGAGGTCGCGGAAGGCCGCGGCGCCGGCCCGAACAAGGACTACGTCTACCTGGACTGCACCCACCTGGGTGCAGAAGTGCTCGAGACCAAGCTGCCCGACATCACCGAGTTCGCCCGCACCTACCTCGGCGTCGACCCGGTCACCGAGCCGGTGCCCGTGATGCCCACCGCGCACTACGCGATGGGCGGCATCCCCACCAACGTCAAGGCCGAGGTGCTGCGCGACAACACCACCGTCGTGCCCGGCCTCTACGCCGCCGGTGAATGCGCCTGCGTCTCGGTGCACGGCTCCAACCGTCTCGGCACCAACTCGCTGCTGGACATCAACGTGTTCGGCAAGCGCGCCGGCAACAACGCCGTCGAGTACGTCAAGACCGCCGAGTTCGTGCCGCTGCCCGAAGACCCGGCCAAGTTCGTGCGCGAGCTGCTCGCCACCATCCGCACCTCCACCGGCACCGAGCGCATCGCCGTGCTCCGCCGCGAGCTGCAGGAGGTCATGGATGCCAAGGCCCAGGTGTTCCGCACCGACGAGTCGCTCTCCGAAGTGACCGAGACCATCCACCTGCTCCGCGAGCGGTACAAGAACATCGGCGTGCAGGACAAGGGCCGCCGGTTCAACACCGACCTGCTCGAGGCCGTCGAACTGGGCTTCCTGCTCGACCTCGCCGAGGTCGTCGTCTTCTCCGCACGCAACCGCAAGGAAAGCCGCGGCGGCCACATGCGCGACGACTATCCCCTGCGCGACGACGTCAACTACCTGCAGCACACCATGGCCTACCTGTCCGGCGACGCGCTGTCGGCGGATGCTGCCGACCACATTTCGCTCGACTGGAAGCCCGTGACCATTACGCGCTACCAGCCGATGGAGAGGAAGTACTAG
- a CDS encoding succinate dehydrogenase iron-sulfur subunit: MSTPTLEKPPAVPEEIQSFTVTLSVRRFNPETDEDPHWENYDVEMYATDRILDALHKIKWEQDGSLSFRRSCAHGICGSDAMRINGRNRLACKTLIKDLDITKPVTVEAIKGLPLEKDLIVDMEPFFASFREVQPFLMAQNTPKDGKERIQTVAQRERFDDTTKCILCAACTSSCPVFWTDGQYFGPAAIVNAHRFIFDSRDDSAAVRLDILNDKEGVWRCRTTFNCTEACPRGIQVTQAIAEVKQAIMRGKP, translated from the coding sequence GTGAGCACCCCCACCCTCGAGAAGCCCCCAGCGGTTCCCGAAGAGATCCAGTCGTTCACGGTCACCCTGTCGGTGCGCCGGTTCAACCCGGAGACCGACGAAGACCCGCACTGGGAGAACTACGACGTCGAAATGTACGCGACGGACCGCATCCTGGACGCGCTGCACAAGATCAAGTGGGAACAGGACGGCTCCCTGAGCTTCCGCCGCTCCTGCGCGCACGGCATCTGCGGCTCCGACGCGATGCGCATCAACGGCCGCAACCGCCTGGCCTGCAAGACCCTGATCAAGGACCTCGACATCACCAAGCCCGTCACCGTGGAGGCCATCAAGGGCCTGCCGCTGGAGAAGGACCTGATCGTGGACATGGAGCCGTTCTTCGCCTCCTTCCGCGAGGTGCAGCCGTTCCTGATGGCCCAGAACACGCCCAAGGACGGCAAGGAGCGCATCCAGACCGTCGCCCAGCGCGAGCGTTTCGACGACACCACCAAGTGCATCCTCTGTGCCGCGTGCACGTCGAGCTGCCCGGTGTTCTGGACCGACGGCCAGTACTTCGGCCCGGCCGCGATCGTGAACGCACACCGGTTCATCTTCGACTCCCGCGACGACAGCGCCGCCGTGCGCCTGGACATCCTCAACGACAAGGAAGGCGTCTGGCGCTGCCGCACGACCTTCAACTGCACCGAAGCCTGCCCGCGCGGCATCCAGGTGACGCAGGCCATCGCCGAGGTCAAGCAGGCCATCATGCGCGGCAAGCCGTAA